In Penaeus monodon isolate SGIC_2016 chromosome 26, NSTDA_Pmon_1, whole genome shotgun sequence, the following are encoded in one genomic region:
- the LOC119589677 gene encoding adhesive plaque matrix protein-like — MNRCLDAWFGVSASVYVRGVYRTGETRMRMTVCVIEGCIVTSLPVCKTTLVLLVPVYSTVYREGVPSTLFHTHYHTQYHTVYQTEYVPEHTTETIYKDKVSYVTSTQFTGTHATHTVYVTTTKYQPRFVTRTQYVPSTEYQPTYITETDYRTNFETRTVISTSFRVTFSTETEYETRYVTSTEYRPSFITQTLYGTSTLYQTQYSTRYVTDTQYQTVHNTVTRFQSTILTTTQFSVTTQYQPSYITRTEYQTEYRTTTQFRPSFITQTEYSTVYRTTTQSQTTQITQTETQFNTRTEFQTRYHTNFVTTTEYHTRYQTDTIITTQYETRRSTHTLYHTLHATVTVEVPTYMTDTIITTQTRYIHSYTTATQDHTQYLTITKFALPEYATVTMTEYVTRTKYGQKHKPVNSTIYVTVTATKEHHKHHDHHDHHLRPSPYG, encoded by the exons ATGAACAGGTGTTTAGATGCTTGGTTTGGGGTCAGTGCAAGCGTATATGTGAGGGGTGTCTATCGTACAGGTGAAACGAGAATGAGAATGACTGTATGTGTGATTGaag GGTGCATTGTCACAAGTCTGCCAGTCTGCAAAACAACATTAGTTCTCTTG GTCCCCGTCTACAGCACAGTATACAGAGAGGGCGTTCCATCAACCCTGTTCCATACCCACTACCACACTCAGTACCACACGGTGTACCAAACCGAGTACGTACCAGAACACACCACGGAAACCATCTACAAGGACAAAGTGAGCTACGTTACCAGTACGCAGTTCACCGGTACTCACGCCACTCACACCGTCTACGTCACCACGACCAAGTACCAGCCCAGGTTCGTCACCAGGACCCAGTATGTTCCCAGTACGGAGTATCAGCCTACTTACATCACTGAAACGGATTACCGAACTAATTTTGAGACTCGGACGGTCATTAGTACTTCTTTCCGTGTTACTTTTTCGACGGAGACGGAGTATGAGACGAGGTATGTTACCAGTACGGAATACCGGCCCAGTTTTATTACCCAGACCTTGTACGGGACTAGTACCTTGTATCAAACGCAATATAGTACCAGGTACGTCACTGATACTCAGTATCAAACGGTACATAATACAGTTACGAGATTCCAGTCTACGATCCTGACAACTACGCAGTTTAGTGTAACTACGCAATATCAGCCTAGTTATATTACCAGGACGGAGTACCAGACGGAGTACCGGACAACCACCCAGTTCAGACCATCATTCATAACCCAGACGGAATATAGTACCGTTTACAGAACCACAACACAAAGTCAAACCACACAGATAACCCAAACCGAGACACAGTTCAACACCCGCACGGAATTCCAGACCAGGTACCATACCAATTTCGTCACTACGACCGAGTACCACACCCGCTACCAGACGGACACCATCATAACCACACAATACGAGACGAGACGCTCAACTCATACTTTGTACCACACGCTCCATGCTACCGTGACTGTCGAGGTACCAACTTATATGACAGACACCATAATCACCACACAGACCCgctatatacactcatacacaaccGCCACGCAGGACCACACACAATACCTCACCATAACCAAGTTTGCACTGCCGGAATATGCTACGGTCACCATGACAGAATACGTCACTCGGACTAAGTATGGACAGAAACACAAACCCGTGAACAGTACTATTTACGTGACAGTGACAGCGACTAAGGAACACCATAAGCACCATGATCACCATGATCACCATTTACGTCCTTCTCCTTATGGTTAG